A single Pseudomonas sp. HN11 DNA region contains:
- the recB gene encoding exodeoxyribonuclease V subunit beta yields MTNKPLALAFPLKGSQLIEASAGTGKTFTISALYLRLVLGHGGEESAFGRELLPPQILVVTFTDAATKELRERIRIRLAEAARFFREEIEQPDVLIADLRDEYPLEQWPACANRLDIAAQWMDEAAVSTIHSWCQRMLREHAFDSGSLFTQTLETDHSDLLGEVLRDYWRLFCYPMHDDALNWVRSHWGGPAALMPRVRALFGSERPTDETREPAELITACLQERREALTTIKAPWQQWATELRDICLQAVAAKAVDGRKMQARYFEPWFEKISAWAADETLEQLDIGTGFTRLTPEGMAEAWKGEPPQHPGIDAMAGLKAALDALPTPDAAVLQHAAGWVGKRFEEEKRRRAEMGFDDMLIRLNAALQADGGDRLASVIREQFPVALIDEFQDTDPVQYSIFDSIYRIEENHLDSGLFLIGDPKQAIYAFRGADIYTYLRARQSTTGRHHTLGTNFRSSHAMVEAVNHVFQRAETGRGAFLFREPDGENPVPFHLVLSQGRKEQLQVDGQTLPAMNLWHLPTDQPVSNVLYRQQLAAACATQIVELLNGGQQGSAGFLQPDGNFKGVLPSDIAILVRDGKEAQAVRAALAVRGVRSVYLSDKDSVFAAQEAHDLLAWLKACAEPDVERPLRAALACVTLNQSLPELERLNQDELAWESRVMQFRGYRAIWRTQGVLPMLRRLLHDFKLPQTLIARSDGERVLTNLLHLSELLQQAASELDGEQALIRHLAEHLALSGQAGEEQILRLESDEQLVKVVTIHKSKGLEYDLVFLPFICSAKPVDGSRLPLHYHDDHGRSQVSLRPTPELIAQADNERLAEDLRLFYVALTRAKHACWLGIADLKRGNTNSTVLHLSALGYLLGAGASLGESAGLARWLLDLQEGCSAINYAQVPEAQDILFHPPRNEATLRAPLLPKRKAAENWWIASYSALRIGDSMSAAALEAPESPQAQKLFDDERLDPDAPREVAAAGGDIHRFPRGPNPGTFLHGLLEWAGEEGFNVTPEAIEKAVGARCNRRNWEGWIITLSSWLGHLLQTPLPVDNGHVSLSALQQYQIEMEFWFASHKVDVLALDKLVCQYTHHGVSRVAAEPVLLNGMFKGFIDLTFEHDGRYYVADYKSNWLGPDESAYTVDAMEQSILDHRYDLQYVLYLLALHRQLKARLPDYDYDRHVGGALYIFLRGTQSASQGAYFTRPPRELIEGLDLLFQGKPIPPKVEPAWEQGVLL; encoded by the coding sequence ATGACCAACAAACCCTTGGCCCTGGCGTTCCCGCTCAAAGGCAGCCAGCTGATTGAAGCCAGCGCCGGCACGGGCAAGACTTTCACCATCTCCGCCCTCTACCTGCGCCTGGTCCTCGGCCACGGTGGTGAGGAATCAGCCTTCGGCCGCGAACTGCTGCCGCCGCAAATCCTGGTGGTGACCTTCACCGATGCCGCCACCAAAGAACTGCGCGAACGCATCCGCATCCGCCTGGCCGAAGCCGCACGCTTCTTTCGCGAAGAAATCGAACAGCCCGACGTTCTGATCGCTGATCTACGCGATGAGTACCCACTCGAACAATGGCCCGCCTGCGCCAACCGCCTGGACATCGCCGCCCAGTGGATGGACGAAGCCGCTGTCTCAACGATCCACAGTTGGTGCCAGCGCATGCTGCGTGAGCATGCCTTCGACAGCGGCAGCCTGTTTACTCAGACCCTGGAAACCGATCACAGCGACCTGCTCGGCGAAGTGCTGCGCGACTACTGGCGGCTGTTCTGCTACCCAATGCATGACGACGCACTCAACTGGGTGCGCAGTCACTGGGGTGGCCCCGCTGCGTTGATGCCGCGAGTACGCGCGCTGTTCGGCAGCGAACGACCGACGGACGAAACCCGCGAACCCGCAGAATTGATCACGGCTTGCTTGCAAGAGCGCCGCGAAGCACTGACGACCATCAAGGCGCCTTGGCAGCAATGGGCCACTGAGCTGCGCGACATCTGCCTGCAAGCCGTGGCCGCCAAGGCCGTAGACGGGCGCAAGATGCAAGCCCGCTACTTCGAACCCTGGTTCGAAAAGATCAGCGCCTGGGCCGCCGACGAAACCCTTGAACAACTGGATATTGGCACCGGCTTCACCCGCCTCACACCCGAGGGCATGGCCGAAGCCTGGAAAGGCGAGCCACCTCAGCATCCCGGTATCGACGCCATGGCTGGCCTCAAGGCGGCGCTTGATGCGCTGCCAACCCCCGACGCCGCGGTGTTGCAACACGCCGCCGGCTGGGTGGGCAAACGCTTCGAAGAAGAAAAACGCCGACGCGCCGAAATGGGCTTCGACGACATGCTCATCCGCCTCAACGCCGCTCTGCAAGCCGACGGCGGTGATCGCCTGGCCAGTGTGATCCGCGAGCAATTTCCGGTGGCCTTGATCGACGAGTTCCAGGACACCGACCCGGTTCAATACAGCATCTTCGACAGCATCTACCGCATCGAAGAAAACCACCTCGACAGTGGTCTGTTCCTGATTGGCGACCCCAAACAAGCGATCTATGCCTTCCGGGGCGCCGACATCTATACCTACCTGCGCGCCCGCCAGTCCACCACCGGCCGCCACCATACGTTGGGCACCAACTTCCGCTCCAGCCACGCGATGGTCGAGGCGGTGAACCACGTGTTTCAGCGTGCGGAAACGGGCCGTGGTGCATTCCTGTTCCGCGAGCCTGATGGTGAAAACCCGGTGCCGTTCCACTTGGTGCTGTCCCAGGGCCGTAAAGAGCAATTGCAGGTCGATGGCCAAACGCTCCCTGCGATGAACCTCTGGCACCTACCCACCGACCAGCCGGTTTCCAATGTGCTTTATCGTCAGCAATTGGCGGCCGCCTGTGCCACGCAAATAGTTGAATTGCTCAACGGCGGGCAGCAAGGCAGCGCAGGTTTCCTGCAACCGGACGGCAACTTCAAAGGTGTGCTTCCGTCAGACATCGCCATCCTCGTGCGCGACGGCAAGGAAGCCCAGGCCGTGCGTGCTGCATTAGCCGTCCGTGGCGTTCGCAGCGTTTACCTGTCCGACAAGGACTCGGTCTTCGCCGCCCAGGAAGCCCACGACTTGCTGGCCTGGCTCAAGGCCTGCGCCGAGCCGGATGTCGAGCGCCCGCTGCGCGCCGCTTTGGCCTGCGTCACCCTGAACCAGTCACTGCCGGAACTGGAGCGTCTGAACCAGGACGAACTGGCGTGGGAAAGTCGTGTCATGCAGTTCCGTGGCTACCGCGCGATCTGGCGCACCCAAGGCGTGCTGCCGATGCTGCGTCGCCTGCTGCACGACTTCAAGCTGCCGCAAACCCTGATCGCACGCAGTGACGGTGAGCGTGTGCTGACCAACCTGCTGCACCTCAGCGAACTGCTGCAACAGGCGGCATCGGAACTGGATGGCGAGCAGGCACTGATCCGCCATCTGGCCGAGCACCTGGCACTCTCGGGGCAGGCGGGCGAGGAACAGATCCTGCGCCTGGAAAGTGATGAGCAACTGGTCAAAGTGGTGACTATCCACAAATCCAAAGGCCTGGAATACGATCTGGTTTTCCTGCCGTTCATTTGCTCTGCCAAACCCGTGGATGGCAGCCGATTGCCGCTTCACTACCATGATGACCACGGCAGATCCCAAGTCAGCCTGCGCCCTACGCCTGAGCTGATCGCTCAGGCCGACAATGAGCGCCTGGCCGAAGACCTGCGCCTGTTCTACGTAGCCCTGACCCGCGCCAAGCATGCGTGCTGGCTGGGTATCGCGGACCTCAAGCGTGGCAACACCAACAGCACCGTACTGCACCTGTCGGCACTGGGCTATTTGCTCGGCGCAGGCGCATCGTTGGGTGAGTCCGCCGGCTTGGCGCGCTGGCTCTTGGACCTTCAAGAAGGTTGCAGCGCAATCAACTACGCCCAGGTACCCGAAGCACAAGACATCCTTTTCCACCCACCGCGCAACGAAGCCACGCTGCGGGCGCCCTTGCTGCCCAAGCGCAAGGCCGCGGAAAACTGGTGGATTGCCTCCTACAGTGCCTTGCGCATTGGCGACAGCATGAGCGCCGCCGCTCTCGAAGCACCGGAAAGCCCACAGGCCCAGAAGCTGTTCGATGACGAACGTCTCGACCCCGACGCACCGCGCGAAGTGGCGGCGGCCGGCGGCGACATTCACCGTTTCCCACGCGGCCCTAACCCAGGGACCTTCCTGCATGGCCTGCTGGAATGGGCTGGAGAAGAGGGTTTCAACGTCACGCCCGAGGCGATCGAAAAAGCCGTGGGTGCTCGCTGCAACCGACGCAACTGGGAAGGCTGGATCATCACCCTCAGCAGTTGGCTCGGTCACCTGCTGCAAACGCCATTGCCTGTGGATAACGGTCACGTTTCCCTCAGCGCTTTGCAGCAGTACCAGATCGAGATGGAATTCTGGTTTGCCAGCCACAAGGTCGACGTACTCGCCCTCGACAAGCTGGTCTGCCAATACACCCACCACGGCGTTTCCCGCGTCGCCGCCGAGCCTGTGCTGCTCAATGGTATGTTCAAGGGCTTCATCGATTTGACCTTTGAACATGACGGTCGCTATTACGTGGCTGATTACAAATCCAACTGGCTGGGCCCCGACGAGTCGGCCTACACCGTCGATGCCATGGAACAGTCGATCCTCGATCATCGGTACGACCTGCAATACGTGCTCTACCTGCTTGCCCTGCACCGCCAGCTCAAGGCGCGCCTGCCGGACTACGACTACGACCGCCACGTCGGCGGTGCGCTGTATATTTTCCTGCGTGGCACGCAATCCGCGAGCCAGGGGGCGTATTTCACCCGGCCGCCACGGGAGCTGATCGAAGGCCTGGACCTGCTGTTCCAGGGCAAGCCCATCCCGCCCAAGGTTGAGCCCGCCTGGGAACAAGGAGTGTTGTTATGA
- the recC gene encoding exodeoxyribonuclease V subunit gamma, giving the protein MPDATSLSAGFMVVHGNRLDELRSLVVSWMRRYPLAPLENEIALVQSNGIAQWLKLALAEDPQEDDMGGCGIAAAIDVQLPGSFMWQLYRMVLGKNEIPPKSLLDKAPLTWRLMRLLPELINQPHFEPLQRFLTHDTDLRKRYQLAERLADLFDQYQVYRADWLEDWAAGRHQLRNGRGESKPLNPANCWQAELWRALLLDVGEEGMAESRAGVHQRFIERINKLEKAPEGLPSRVIVFGISSLPAQALEALAGLARFSQVLLCVHNPCRHHWSDIVADKDLLRNEYKRQARKVGMPVTIDPQTLHQHAHPLLAAWGKQGRDYISLLDSYDDPNSYRAAFRDGRIDLFSDSEPTTLLNQLQDDILELRPLNETRELWPAVELERDTSIRFHIAHSAQREVEILHDQLLQRFSADPTLRPRDIIVMVPDVDSYAPHIRAVFGQLERNDPRFIPFTLTDQGQRGRDPLLIAVEHLLKLPDSRFPVSEILDLLDVPALRERFAIKERDLPTLHRWIEGAGIRWGLNADQRAGLGLPAELEQNSWRFGLRRMLLGYAVGTGTACDGIEPYDEIGGLDAALIGPLVALLDALNDAHQALSLPAAPAEWGERLQHLTQLFFLPSSEHDDYLLGQLEQLRETWLETCESVGLQDELPLTVVREAWLAGLDQGRLSQRFLAGAVNFCTLMPMRAIPFKLVCLLGMNDGDYPRAQPPLDFDLMGSDYRPGDRSRREDDRYLLLEALLSARDQLYISWVGRSIRDNSDRPASVLIGQLRDHLASGWHHANSDEPLIEAMTQEHPLQPFSARYFHEGDVLFSYAREWQLLHEKPDAISKENELTSHQQDEPLSLGQLQDFLRNPVKHFFSQRLKVFFEAAEVPLADEEPFVLDALQRYSLSDSLLSAALTQPDHLDHALNAQALRLQGSGLLPMVGFGECLRNELIEPLPDLLRRYQQLLALWPIPHPVAEPVSFEHHGVQLEGWISGLHRRSDGGLLSVTTIPNSIGSIKTRKWHRLIRPWVNHVVACACGLPLSTGLVASDDTLLLPPLDKANAQEILGHLLLAWHTGMSKPLPVAVKTAFAWLGQTDPAKAQAAASKAYEGDGLTTDGERRETPAFTRQFPDYAALIASEEFEGWCETLYRPLLNAPWRSLTGEEAGA; this is encoded by the coding sequence ATGCCGGATGCGACGTCCCTCAGTGCTGGATTCATGGTGGTTCACGGCAACCGCCTGGACGAACTGCGCAGCCTGGTGGTCAGCTGGATGCGCCGCTACCCGCTGGCGCCCCTGGAAAACGAAATTGCCCTGGTACAAAGCAACGGCATCGCCCAATGGCTCAAGCTGGCCTTGGCTGAAGACCCGCAAGAAGACGACATGGGTGGTTGCGGTATCGCCGCCGCCATCGATGTTCAACTTCCCGGCAGCTTTATGTGGCAACTCTACCGCATGGTATTGGGAAAAAATGAAATTCCGCCCAAGTCCCTGCTCGATAAAGCCCCTCTGACCTGGCGCCTCATGCGCCTGCTCCCGGAGCTTATCAATCAACCCCATTTCGAACCGCTACAACGTTTTCTCACCCACGACACCGATTTGCGCAAACGCTACCAACTCGCTGAGCGCCTGGCTGACCTGTTCGACCAATATCAGGTCTACCGCGCCGATTGGCTCGAAGACTGGGCTGCCGGCCGCCACCAGCTGCGCAACGGGCGAGGCGAATCCAAACCCCTCAACCCGGCCAACTGCTGGCAAGCCGAATTGTGGCGAGCACTGTTGTTGGATGTAGGTGAAGAAGGCATGGCCGAAAGCCGTGCCGGCGTTCACCAGCGCTTTATCGAACGCATCAATAAACTTGAGAAAGCACCCGAGGGGCTGCCATCCCGAGTCATCGTTTTCGGAATCTCATCATTACCCGCACAGGCGCTTGAAGCCCTGGCCGGCCTCGCGCGATTCAGCCAAGTCCTGCTCTGCGTACACAACCCCTGTCGCCACCATTGGTCCGACATCGTCGCTGACAAAGACCTGCTGCGTAACGAATACAAACGCCAAGCGCGGAAAGTCGGCATGCCGGTCACCATCGATCCACAAACCCTGCACCAGCACGCCCACCCGCTACTGGCCGCCTGGGGCAAACAAGGCCGTGACTACATCAGCCTGCTGGACAGCTACGACGACCCCAATAGCTATCGCGCAGCATTCCGCGATGGTCGCATTGACCTGTTCAGCGACAGCGAACCCACCACACTGCTCAACCAGCTCCAGGACGATATCCTCGAACTGCGTCCACTCAATGAAACCCGCGAGCTATGGCCTGCCGTCGAGCTGGAACGTGATACCTCCATCCGCTTCCACATCGCCCACAGCGCCCAGCGCGAAGTGGAAATTCTCCACGACCAATTGCTCCAACGCTTCAGTGCCGACCCCACGTTGCGCCCCCGGGACATCATCGTCATGGTCCCGGATGTCGACAGCTACGCGCCGCACATTCGCGCCGTGTTCGGGCAACTCGAACGCAATGACCCACGCTTTATCCCGTTCACCCTGACCGACCAAGGCCAACGTGGCCGCGACCCGCTGCTCATCGCCGTCGAACACCTGCTGAAGCTGCCCGACAGCCGCTTCCCGGTCAGTGAGATCCTCGACCTGCTCGACGTGCCGGCCCTGCGCGAACGCTTCGCTATCAAGGAGCGAGACCTGCCCACGCTGCATCGCTGGATCGAAGGCGCCGGCATCCGTTGGGGGCTCAACGCAGACCAACGTGCCGGTCTTGGCCTGCCAGCGGAGCTGGAACAAAACAGCTGGCGTTTCGGCCTGCGCCGTATGTTGCTCGGTTACGCCGTAGGCACCGGCACCGCGTGTGACGGTATCGAGCCCTACGACGAAATCGGTGGCCTTGATGCAGCACTCATCGGCCCTTTGGTCGCTTTGCTTGACGCACTCAACGACGCACATCAAGCACTGTCGCTACCTGCTGCTCCGGCGGAATGGGGCGAGCGCCTGCAACACCTGACGCAACTGTTCTTCCTACCCAGCAGCGAACACGATGACTACCTGCTGGGCCAACTCGAACAACTCAGGGAGACCTGGCTGGAAACCTGCGAATCTGTCGGCCTGCAGGACGAGTTACCTCTCACCGTCGTCCGCGAAGCCTGGCTTGCAGGTCTGGACCAGGGGCGACTGTCCCAGCGTTTTCTGGCCGGAGCTGTCAATTTCTGTACTTTGATGCCGATGCGTGCGATTCCATTCAAGCTTGTTTGCCTGCTCGGCATGAACGACGGCGACTATCCGCGCGCCCAACCCCCGCTGGACTTCGACCTGATGGGCAGCGACTACCGCCCCGGCGACCGCTCACGGCGTGAAGACGACCGCTATCTGCTGCTCGAAGCGCTACTGTCTGCCCGTGACCAGTTGTACATAAGTTGGGTGGGCCGCAGCATCCGCGACAACAGCGATCGCCCGGCCTCAGTGTTGATAGGCCAGCTTCGCGACCATCTCGCCAGCGGCTGGCATCATGCCAACAGCGACGAACCGCTGATCGAAGCCATGACACAAGAACACCCGTTGCAACCGTTCAGCGCCCGCTATTTCCATGAGGGCGACGTGCTGTTCAGCTACGCCCGTGAATGGCAATTGCTGCACGAAAAACCGGATGCAATCTCAAAAGAAAACGAACTCACCTCGCATCAACAGGACGAACCTCTGAGCCTCGGCCAGCTTCAAGACTTCCTGCGCAACCCGGTCAAACACTTCTTCAGCCAGCGCCTGAAAGTGTTCTTCGAGGCCGCCGAGGTGCCGTTGGCTGACGAAGAGCCCTTCGTTCTCGACGCACTGCAGCGCTACAGCCTGAGCGATAGCCTGCTCAGCGCCGCACTCACCCAACCCGATCACCTTGATCACGCGCTGAACGCCCAGGCTTTGCGCCTGCAAGGCAGTGGCCTGTTGCCGATGGTGGGTTTCGGTGAGTGCCTGCGCAACGAACTGATCGAGCCCTTGCCCGATCTGCTGCGACGCTACCAGCAATTACTGGCCCTTTGGCCCATCCCGCACCCCGTCGCCGAACCAGTCAGTTTTGAGCATCATGGCGTTCAATTGGAAGGCTGGATCAGTGGTCTGCACCGACGCAGTGATGGCGGGTTGCTCAGCGTCACCACCATCCCCAACAGCATCGGCTCGATCAAGACCCGTAAGTGGCATCGCCTGATTCGCCCCTGGGTCAATCACGTGGTTGCCTGCGCCTGCGGCCTGCCACTGAGCACCGGCTTGGTGGCCAGCGATGACACCCTGCTGCTGCCGCCTCTGGATAAAGCCAATGCTCAAGAAATACTCGGTCACCTGCTGTTGGCCTGGCACACAGGAATGAGCAAACCGTTGCCCGTCGCCGTCAAGACGGCTTTTGCCTGGCTCGGCCAAACTGATCCTGCCAAGGCCCAGGCGGCTGCCAGCAAAGCCTACGAAGGCGATGGCTTGACCACCGATGGCGAGCGCCGCGAAACCCCGGCATTCACCCGTCAGTTCCCCGACTACGCCGCTCTGATCGCCAGCGAAGAATTCGAAGGTTGGTGCGAAACCCTGTATCGCCCGCTGCTCAACGCGCCGTGGCGATCACTCACAGGTGAGGAGGCCGGTGCATGA
- the msrQ gene encoding protein-methionine-sulfoxide reductase heme-binding subunit MsrQ, with protein MRYPIWRICVFIGAAIWPLFWLYEAWGSALGPDPGKVLVDRLGLGTLILLLITLAMTPLQKLSGWAGWVAVRRQLGLWCFAYVVLHLFAYCVFVLGLDWSQLGVELRKRPYIIVGALGFLSLLILAVTSNRYSQRRLGSRWKKLHRLVYVILGLGLLHMLWIVRADLKEWAIYASIGVLLLVLRIPPVMRRISRLTAKKPLSATKA; from the coding sequence ATGCGTTATCCAATATGGCGTATTTGCGTCTTCATAGGGGCGGCGATATGGCCGCTGTTCTGGCTATATGAAGCGTGGGGTTCTGCTCTGGGTCCTGACCCTGGCAAGGTGCTGGTCGATCGACTGGGGCTCGGTACGTTGATTCTGTTGCTGATTACCTTGGCAATGACGCCGCTGCAGAAACTCAGTGGTTGGGCGGGGTGGGTAGCCGTGCGTCGACAGTTGGGGTTGTGGTGCTTTGCCTATGTAGTGCTGCATCTGTTTGCTTATTGTGTATTTGTGCTTGGGTTGGATTGGTCGCAGCTAGGTGTGGAGTTGCGTAAGCGGCCCTACATTATTGTGGGGGCGCTGGGTTTCCTGTCGCTGTTGATATTGGCGGTGACATCGAATCGTTACAGCCAGCGTCGGTTGGGAAGTCGTTGGAAGAAGCTGCACCGCTTGGTGTATGTGATTCTCGGGCTTGGATTGCTGCATATGCTGTGGATTGTGCGCGCTGATCTCAAGGAGTGGGCTATCTATGCCTCTATAGGTGTGTTGCTTCTGGTGCTGCGCATACCGCCTGTGATGCGCCGAATCTCCCGCCTTACTGCGAAAAAACCACTTTCTGCGACAAAAGCGTAA
- the msrP gene encoding protein-methionine-sulfoxide reductase catalytic subunit MsrP codes for MLIKLPKASDCHESDVTPESFYLSRRSLLGGVLAGIAASSLPRWASADEASRYADVEAGGAPTWFADKLSSTRWQAVTVKDEAITPFKDATHYNNFYEFGTGKGDPATNAGSLKTEPWSVVIDGEVAKPGRYALEDFMKPYQLEERIYRLRCVEAWSMVIPWIGFPIAALLKQVEPTSKAKYIRFETLQDPKSMPGQRSSFGLIDWPYIEGLRLDEAMNPLAILAVGMYGRELPNQNGAPLRLVVPWKYGFKSVKSIVRISLVSEQPKTTWQSIAADEYGFYANVNPTVDHPRWTQARERRLPSGLFSPNVRETQMFNGYSDEVASLYTGLDLRKNY; via the coding sequence ATGTTAATCAAATTGCCCAAAGCGTCCGATTGCCACGAATCGGATGTCACCCCTGAATCCTTTTATCTCTCTCGCCGTAGCTTGCTCGGTGGTGTGCTGGCTGGTATTGCCGCCAGTAGCTTGCCGCGTTGGGCCAGTGCTGACGAAGCTTCGCGTTATGCTGATGTTGAGGCGGGCGGGGCGCCGACTTGGTTTGCCGACAAACTGTCGAGCACCCGATGGCAGGCGGTCACGGTGAAGGACGAGGCGATCACCCCCTTCAAGGACGCAACCCACTACAACAACTTCTATGAGTTCGGTACAGGCAAGGGTGACCCGGCAACGAATGCGGGTTCACTCAAGACCGAGCCATGGAGTGTTGTTATTGACGGTGAAGTCGCGAAGCCGGGCCGTTATGCGCTCGAAGACTTCATGAAACCCTACCAGTTGGAGGAGCGGATCTACCGCCTACGCTGTGTTGAAGCGTGGTCCATGGTCATTCCTTGGATTGGTTTCCCGATCGCTGCGTTGCTCAAACAGGTTGAGCCGACCTCAAAAGCCAAGTACATACGTTTTGAGACCCTTCAGGATCCGAAGAGCATGCCGGGGCAGCGTTCGAGCTTCGGTTTGATCGACTGGCCCTATATAGAAGGACTGCGCCTGGATGAAGCGATGAACCCGCTGGCGATACTTGCGGTTGGGATGTATGGGCGCGAGTTGCCTAATCAGAACGGTGCGCCGTTGCGTTTGGTGGTGCCGTGGAAATACGGTTTCAAGAGTGTGAAGTCCATCGTGCGGATCAGCCTCGTGAGTGAGCAGCCGAAAACCACCTGGCAGAGCATTGCCGCGGACGAGTATGGCTTCTATGCGAATGTGAATCCTACGGTCGACCATCCACGTTGGACACAGGCGCGGGAGCGACGTCTGCCGAGTGGGCTATTCAGTCCCAACGTGCGTGAGACGCAAATGTTCAATGGTTACTCGGATGAGGTGGCGTCTCTTTATACCGGCCTCGACCTGCGGAAGAACTACTGA
- the pssA gene encoding CDP-diacylglycerol--serine O-phosphatidyltransferase, which produces MTERPEEPNQASDAESLLPIDEHVEEGHDAEGRKVRHRGIYLLPNLFTTANLFAGFYSIINSMSAQSALAAGDAANASKYFGFAAIAIFVAMVLDGLDGRVARMTNTQSAFGAEYDSLSDMVAFGVAPALLAFAWALGDMGKVGWMVAFIYVAGAALRLARFNTQVGTADKRYFIGLASPAAAGVVAGIVWAFSDYGIQGSKMSFLVALMVAAAGMLMVSNIKYNSFKELDLKGRVPFVAILAVVLVFAVVFSDPPRILLLAFLVYAASGPVQYLLHLRRDKTLP; this is translated from the coding sequence ATGACCGAACGTCCCGAAGAGCCAAACCAGGCCTCTGACGCCGAAAGCCTGCTGCCGATCGATGAACATGTCGAAGAAGGGCATGACGCGGAAGGCCGCAAGGTCCGGCATCGTGGCATCTATCTTTTGCCCAACCTCTTCACCACGGCGAATCTGTTTGCCGGGTTCTATTCCATCATCAACTCCATGAGCGCCCAAAGCGCGCTGGCGGCAGGTGATGCTGCGAATGCCAGCAAGTATTTCGGCTTTGCTGCCATCGCCATCTTTGTCGCCATGGTGCTCGACGGTCTGGATGGTCGAGTGGCGCGCATGACCAACACGCAAAGCGCCTTCGGTGCCGAGTACGACTCGTTGTCGGATATGGTTGCGTTTGGTGTTGCGCCTGCATTGCTGGCATTTGCCTGGGCGCTGGGTGACATGGGTAAGGTCGGTTGGATGGTTGCCTTCATCTATGTCGCGGGTGCTGCTTTGCGTCTCGCGCGCTTCAATACCCAGGTGGGCACTGCCGACAAGCGTTACTTCATCGGTCTGGCCAGTCCGGCAGCTGCAGGCGTGGTGGCAGGTATCGTCTGGGCGTTCAGTGATTACGGCATTCAGGGTTCGAAGATGTCGTTCCTGGTGGCATTGATGGTGGCTGCGGCCGGCATGCTGATGGTCAGTAACATCAAGTACAACAGCTTTAAGGAGTTGGACCTGAAAGGGCGCGTGCCTTTCGTGGCGATTCTGGCAGTGGTGTTGGTATTCGCCGTGGTGTTCAGTGATCCGCCACGGATTCTGCTGCTGGCGTTCCTGGTCTACGCGGCTTCGGGCCCGGTTCAATACTTGCTGCATCTGCGCCGCGACAAAACATTGCCTTAA
- the ilvC gene encoding ketol-acid reductoisomerase, whose translation MKVYYDKDCDLSIIQGKKVAIIGYGSQGHAQACNLKDSGVDVTVGLRKGSATVAKAEAHGLKVTDVASAVAAADLVMILTPDEFQSSLYKNEIEPNIKKGATLAFSHGFAIHYNQVVPRADLDVIMIAPKAPGHTVRSEFVKGGGIPDLIAIYQDASGNAKNVALSYAAGVGGGRTGIIETTFKDETETDLFGEQAVLCGGTVELVKAGFETLVEAGYAPEMAYFECLHELKLIVDLMYEGGIANMNYSISNNAEYGEYVTGPEVINAESRQAMRNALKRIQDGEYAKMFISEGATGYPSMTAKRRNNAAHGIEVIGEQLRSMMPWIGANKIVDKAKN comes from the coding sequence ATGAAAGTTTATTACGATAAAGATTGTGACCTGTCGATCATCCAGGGCAAGAAAGTCGCCATCATCGGCTACGGCTCCCAAGGTCACGCGCAAGCCTGCAACCTGAAAGACTCCGGTGTTGACGTGACTGTTGGCCTGCGCAAAGGCTCGGCCACTGTTGCCAAGGCTGAAGCCCACGGCCTGAAAGTGACCGACGTTGCTTCCGCTGTTGCGGCTGCCGATCTGGTCATGATCCTGACTCCAGACGAGTTCCAGTCCTCGCTGTACAAGAACGAAATCGAGCCGAACATCAAGAAGGGCGCTACCCTGGCCTTCTCCCACGGCTTCGCGATCCATTACAACCAGGTTGTGCCGCGCGCTGACCTCGACGTGATCATGATCGCGCCGAAAGCACCGGGTCACACCGTGCGTTCCGAGTTCGTCAAAGGTGGCGGTATCCCTGACCTGATCGCGATCTACCAAGACGCATCGGGCAACGCCAAGAACGTGGCATTGTCCTATGCTGCCGGCGTCGGTGGCGGTCGTACCGGCATCATCGAAACCACCTTCAAAGACGAGACTGAAACCGACCTGTTCGGCGAGCAGGCCGTTCTGTGCGGCGGTACCGTTGAACTGGTGAAAGCCGGTTTCGAAACCCTGGTTGAAGCTGGCTACGCGCCAGAAATGGCCTACTTCGAGTGCCTGCACGAACTGAAGCTGATCGTTGACCTCATGTACGAAGGCGGTATCGCCAACATGAACTACTCGATCTCCAACAACGCCGAATATGGAGAGTACGTGACTGGCCCGGAAGTGATCAACGCCGAGTCCCGTCAGGCCATGCGCAACGCCCTGAAACGTATTCAGGACGGCGAATACGCCAAGATGTTCATCAGCGAAGGTGCTACCGGCTACCCTTCGATGACCGCCAAGCGTCGTAATAACGCCGCTCACGGTATCGAAGTCATCGGCGAGCAACTGCGCTCCATGATGCCGTGGATCGGTGCCAACAAGATCGTCGACAAAGCCAAGAACTGA